From a single Gemmatimonadales bacterium genomic region:
- the rplR gene encoding 50S ribosomal protein L18: MRPIHAPKTREERRYRRHLRVRKKVAGDAERPRLVVFRSLKHIYAQLVDDARGVVLLGTSDGSEGIELEGTGKVAKAKATGKLLAAKAKAAGIAKVVFDRAGYRYHGRVKAVADGAREGGLEF; this comes from the coding sequence ATGCGTCCGATTCACGCACCGAAGACCCGCGAAGAGCGGCGCTACCGCCGCCACCTGCGGGTGCGCAAGAAGGTCGCCGGCGATGCGGAGCGTCCGCGCCTGGTCGTCTTCCGGTCGCTCAAGCATATCTATGCGCAGCTGGTCGACGATGCCCGCGGCGTGGTGCTGCTCGGTACCAGCGACGGCAGCGAAGGGATCGAGCTCGAGGGCACCGGCAAGGTGGCCAAGGCCAAGGCGACCGGCAAGCTGCTCGCCGCCAAGGCCAAGGCTGCGGGCATTGCCAAAGTGGTCTTCGACCGGGCGGGCTATCGGTATCATGGGCGGGTCAAGGCGGTCGCTGATGGCGCCCGCG